The following coding sequences are from one Schizosaccharomyces osmophilus chromosome 1, complete sequence window:
- the leu1 gene encoding 3-isopropylmalate dehydrogenase Leu1 gives MSVKKIVVLPGDHIGPEIVSSAVEVLKTVEKKCSDLKFEFEEHKIGGASIDAYGTPLTDETIKACLEADGIILGAVGGPEWTNPNCRPEQGLLKLRKSLGVWANLRPCTFPSKSLLKYSPLKSEIAEGVDFCVVRELTGGCYFGERTEDNGSGHAMDTWPYSVEEVTRIARLAAWLAQTYNPPAPVTLLDKANVLATSRLWRKTVAKVFKEEFPHLTLKNQLIDSAAMLMVKSPRTLNGVVLTDNLFGDIISDESSVIPGSLGLLPSASLSGIYGQTENLNCLVEPIHGSAPDIAGQGIVNPVGTILSGALLLRYALNAHKEAAAIEAAVEKVLDDTSIGGRGLYTRDLGGDAKTVGITKAVVEELEKIL, from the coding sequence ATGTCCGTTAAAAAGATTGTTGTTTTGCCAGGTGATCATATTGGACCCGAAATCGTTTCTTCCGCTGTCGAAGTTTTAAAGACAGTGGAAAAAAAGTGTTCCGACCTAAAGTTTGAATTTGAGGAACATAAGATTGGCGGTGCCTCAATCGATGCCTATGGTACACCTTTGACCGATGAGACAATTAAGGCTTGTTTGGAGGCTGATGGTATTATTTTGGGAGCAGTTGGCGGTCCCGAATGGACAAACCCCAACTGCCGTCCTGAGCAAGGATTGTTGAAGCTTCGCAAAAGTTTGGGTGTTTGGGCAAATCTTCGTCCATGCACCTTTCCTAGCAAATCTTTGCTTAAGTACAGTCCCTTAAAGTCCGAGATTGCTGAGGGAGTTGATTTTTGCGTCGTTAGAGAGCTCACCGGTGGTTGCTATTTCGGTGAGCGTACTGAAGATAATGGCTCAGGTCATGCTATGGATACCTGGCCTTACAGTGTAGAGGAAGTTACTCGAATTGCTCGTTTAGCTGCCTGGCTTGCACAAACATATAACCCTCCTGCGCCTGTTACTTTGCTTGACAAAGCTAACGTTTTGGCTACTTCCAGACTTTGGCGTAAAACTGTTGCCAAGGTCTTTAAAGAAGAGTTTCCTCATTTGACATTAAAGAACCAGCTTATTGATTCTGCTGCCATGCTTATGGTCAAGAGCCCTCGCACTTTAAACGGTGTTGTTTTAACGGACAACTTGTTTGGTGATATTATTTCTGACGAGTCATCTGTTATTCCTGGAAGCTTGGGTTTGCTACCTTCCGCTTCTCTTTCCGGAATTTATGGTCAAACGGAGAATCTTAATTGTCTTGTTGAACCCATCCATGGCAGTGCTCCCGATATTGCTGGCCAAGGGATCGTAAACCCAGTCGGTACCATTTTGTCTGGTGCACTTTTGCTTCGCTACGCTTTGAATGCTCACAAAGAAGCTGCTGCCATTGAAGCAGCTGTTGAAAAGGTCCTTGACGATACTTCCATCGGTGGCCGAGGTCTCTATACTCGTGATTTGGGCGGTGATGCCAAGACGGTTGGCATTACTAAAGCTGTTGTTGAGgaacttgaaaagattttgtAA
- the apc10 gene encoding anaphase-promoting complex substrate recognition subunit Apc10, producing MKNSKSETQKLTDGLVDIGNLAQWTCSSEKGSFPIRLVRDDNVETYWQSDGSQPHDIHVKFVKRVSVKYISLYLQYTFDESYTPDRLRISAGTGFHDLELVTTVQLEEPTGWVHVPVGDFGRNGLLDANLIEVKILGNHQNGKDSHVRLIKVYAPETHFNFSIDELPYTSNQFKSRNQLR from the exons atgaaaaattcaaaatcagAAACCCAAAAGTTGACAGATGGATTGGTAGACATTGGAAACCTAGCCCAATGGACATGTTCCAGTGAAAAAGGTAGCTTCCCTATACGCTTGGTTCGGGACGATAACGTCGAGACTTATTGGCA ATCAGACGGGTCGCAGCCGCATGACATTCACGTAAAATTCGTGAAGCGAGTTTCCGTGAAATACATCAGCCTGTATTTACAATATACCTTTGATGAATCATACACTCCAGACAGACTTCGTATATCAGCGGGCACAGGATTTCACGATTTGGAACTTGTCACCACCGTTCAACTGGAAGAACCAACTGGCTGGGTTCATGTTCCGGTGGGTGATTTTGGGCGGAATGGTCTACTCGATGCCAATCTCATTGAAGTCAAAATTCTTGGCAATCATCAAAATGGTAAAGATAGTCATGTTCGCCTTATAAAGGTTTATGCTCCAGAGAC GCACTTTAATTTCTCCATTGATGAACTCCCATATACGAGCAATCAATTCAAAAGCCGAAATCAGTTACGGtga
- a CDS encoding SOCG_02005-like, conserved protein gives MKLIPFVASFFAAAFAYNDLSAPATNAVIQEGGGAYTVSWSNLTSDTVTLTLLSGSNDKLTPLETIASDVKNTGTYSWDVPTHFPSANNYLLSVSWDGGDSYSKYFSLQACSTCTISTTDLSYSGTMSATSVAASNIGTRSASSTSSKPSSSSSSSGSSSSSAPISSSQSGSSSKSSDSSSAPSSAKSGSILSKGGKTASAASSGFSSSSTSGSSKSTSGSSSSGSGSSSSSSSSSAASPLIKTGYNVVAVIGIVSAVTMFL, from the coding sequence aTGAAGCTCATTCCTTTTGTCGCTAGCTTTTTCGCTGCAGCTTTTGCATACAACGACCTTTCTGCTCCTGCAACAAATGCCGTTATCCAAGAAGGTGGTGGTGCTTACACTGTGTCTTGGTCTAACTTGACCAGTGATACCGTTACTTTGACTTTGCTCAGCGGAAGCAATGACAAATTGACTCCTCTCGAGACAATTGCTTCTGATGTCAAAAACACCGGAACTTACAGTTGGGACGTTCCTACCCATTTCCCTTCTGCTAATAACTACTTGCTGTCCGTCTCTTGGGACGGTGGTGATAGCTATTCCAAGTATTTCAGCTTACAAGCTTGCTCTACTTGTACCATTTCCACGACTGACTTGAGCTACAGTGGAACCATGTCTGCCACATCTGTTGCTGCTTCTAATATTGGCACTCGTAGCGCTTCCAGTACCTCCTCTAAACCCTCATCCTCTTCGTCTAGCAGCGGTtcctcctcttcctctGCTCCTATCAGTTCTTCCCAGTCAGGCAGCTCTTCCAAGTCTTCTGACTCTTCTTCCGCTCCCTCATCTGCTAAGAGCGGATCTATTCTTTCCAAAGGTGGAAAGACCGCCAGCGCTGCTAGCAGCGGTTTCTCATCTAGTTCTACTTCCGGTTCTTCCAAGTCAACCAGCGGATCTTCCTCCTCTGGCTCTGGTTCTAGCTCTAGTTCTAGTTCTAGCTCAGCCGCTTCTCCTCTTATAAAGACCGGCTATAATGTCGTTGCTGTTATCGGTATCGTTTCTGCCGTCACCATGTTCCTTTAA